One window of Planctomycetia bacterium genomic DNA carries:
- the prmC gene encoding peptide chain release factor N(5)-glutamine methyltransferase, producing the protein MSDTPVQASESWTIGRLLAWTRSHFESRGVDDARLCAELLLAKALGCKRIELYARFEEVPDEARRATFRELVRAAAEHQPIAYLIGTREFYSLEFEVTPDVLIPRPETELLVERALDWIKGHPADRHELLDIGAGSGCLAVTICKRAGSVHAVAGDISEPALAVVQRNAARHGVAERVKCVRADMLDLPPEALPPSGFDVIVSNPPYIAETDRDSLPENVRKYEPSVALFAGDDGLSAYRKIAAKARSVLRPGGVLILEVGSGQADSVEKMMVADGGLAAAGRFRDLGGIERAIELTLPA; encoded by the coding sequence ATGTCTGATACGCCTGTTCAAGCGTCCGAGTCGTGGACGATCGGTCGCCTTCTGGCGTGGACGCGATCGCATTTTGAGTCGCGCGGCGTCGACGATGCGCGGCTCTGCGCCGAACTCCTGCTGGCCAAAGCTCTCGGTTGCAAACGCATCGAGTTGTACGCGCGTTTTGAGGAGGTTCCCGATGAGGCGCGGCGCGCGACATTTCGCGAACTGGTGCGCGCGGCGGCCGAGCATCAGCCTATCGCCTACCTCATCGGTACGCGCGAGTTTTATTCGCTGGAGTTTGAAGTGACGCCGGATGTGCTGATTCCCCGGCCGGAGACCGAGCTGCTCGTCGAGCGGGCCCTCGATTGGATCAAGGGGCATCCCGCCGATCGGCACGAGCTATTGGACATCGGCGCCGGATCGGGCTGTCTGGCGGTGACGATCTGCAAGCGCGCCGGCTCCGTCCACGCGGTTGCCGGGGACATCTCCGAACCGGCCCTCGCGGTTGTGCAGCGCAATGCCGCGCGGCACGGCGTTGCCGAACGCGTGAAATGCGTTCGGGCCGACATGCTCGACCTGCCGCCCGAAGCGCTTCCGCCGAGCGGGTTCGACGTCATCGTGTCCAATCCGCCGTACATCGCCGAGACTGATCGAGATTCGCTTCCGGAAAACGTTCGAAAGTACGAGCCCTCCGTGGCGCTCTTTGCCGGGGACGATGGGCTTTCGGCTTACCGCAAGATCGCCGCGAAGGCGCGCTCGGTCTTGCGGCCCGGCGGCGTGCTGATCCTGGAGGTCGGCAGCGGCCAGGCCGACAGCGTGGAGAAGATGATGGTCGCCGATGGGGGGCTCGCGGCCGCCGGACGGTTTCGCGACCTGGGCGGGATCGAACGGGCCATCGAGCTTACACTACCCGCATGA
- the fbp gene encoding class 1 fructose-bisphosphatase — protein sequence MPSERNRFITVQEHILSQQRSHPTATGGFSWLLSGITLAARIISANVRRAGILDVLGDAGASNVHGEQQQKLDLLANKTIELCLGYRGNIGIIASEELDEPTVVTRSGANGRYVVIFDPLDGSSNIDVNVSVGTIFSILERDPSGFESRDPAADVLQAGHRQLAAGYIVYGSSTVMVYTTGEGVHMFTLDPSVGAFILANEHVKMPDKGKSYSVNEGNFNSFPKGVQSYLGWCKTEGAGPYSARYIGSLVADFHRILLRGGIFLYPATAKAPNGKLRLLYEANPIAFLAEQAGGTATDGTRRILDKQPKSLHERTPLFVGSRPDMERLKEHLKNAG from the coding sequence ATGCCCTCGGAACGGAATCGGTTCATCACCGTTCAGGAGCACATTCTCAGCCAGCAGCGCAGCCACCCCACTGCGACGGGCGGATTCAGTTGGCTGCTCTCCGGCATCACGCTCGCGGCGCGAATCATTTCGGCCAATGTTCGGCGCGCCGGGATTCTCGACGTGCTCGGCGACGCCGGGGCATCCAACGTCCACGGCGAGCAGCAGCAAAAGCTAGACCTGCTCGCGAACAAAACCATCGAGCTTTGCCTGGGCTATCGCGGCAACATCGGCATCATCGCTTCCGAGGAGTTGGACGAGCCGACCGTCGTTACGCGCAGCGGCGCCAACGGACGATACGTGGTCATCTTTGACCCGCTCGACGGTTCATCGAATATCGACGTTAACGTCTCAGTCGGCACGATCTTCTCGATCCTCGAGCGCGATCCCAGCGGGTTTGAGTCGCGCGACCCCGCCGCCGACGTTCTTCAGGCAGGTCATCGCCAGCTTGCCGCCGGTTACATCGTCTATGGTTCGAGCACGGTCATGGTCTATACCACCGGCGAGGGCGTGCATATGTTCACGCTCGACCCGTCGGTCGGGGCCTTCATCCTTGCCAACGAGCATGTGAAAATGCCGGATAAGGGCAAGAGCTACAGCGTGAACGAGGGCAATTTCAACTCGTTCCCCAAGGGCGTGCAGTCTTACCTGGGATGGTGCAAGACCGAGGGGGCGGGCCCGTATTCGGCGCGGTACATCGGCTCGCTGGTTGCAGATTTCCACCGCATCTTGCTACGCGGCGGAATATTCCTGTATCCTGCCACGGCCAAGGCGCCCAATGGCAAGCTTCGGCTGCTTTACGAGGCGAATCCGATCGCATTCCTCGCCGAGCAGGCCGGCGGCACGGCGACCGATGGCACGAGGCGAATCCTTGATAAGCAGCCCAAGTCACTCCATGAGCGCACGCCCCTGTTCGTCGGCAGCCGGCCCGACATGGAGCGGCTCAAAGAACACCTTAAGAATGCGGGCTAG
- a CDS encoding ferritin: MMISKPMNAALDKQIANELAASHKYLALAFCLEGMGLKIFAQRFKQQADEERGHALKIAAYIQDVGGKVTLGAMDKPKADYKTVREIVKAAVDSEITVTRQINDLMAKSEKEQDYTTRSFLKWFVDEQVEEVSSMTELLQLVTRAGESNLLYVEARLAAAMAAPSKE; encoded by the coding sequence ATGATGATTTCAAAACCCATGAACGCCGCCCTGGACAAGCAGATCGCCAACGAGCTGGCGGCCTCGCACAAATACCTGGCGTTGGCGTTCTGCCTGGAGGGCATGGGGCTCAAGATTTTCGCCCAGCGGTTCAAGCAGCAGGCCGACGAGGAACGCGGCCATGCACTGAAGATCGCCGCATACATTCAGGATGTCGGCGGCAAGGTCACCCTCGGAGCGATGGACAAGCCCAAGGCCGACTACAAGACCGTGCGCGAGATCGTCAAAGCCGCCGTCGATAGCGAAATCACCGTCACCCGGCAGATCAACGACCTGATGGCCAAGAGCGAGAAGGAGCAGGACTACACGACGCGCAGCTTCCTGAAATGGTTCGTCGATGAGCAGGTCGAGGAAGTCTCCTCCATGACCGAGCTTCTTCAGCTCGTCACGCGCGCCGGCGAGAGCAACCTGCTGTACGTGGAGGCCCGGCTGGCGGCGGCGATGGCCGCGCCGTCCAAGGAATGA
- the selD gene encoding selenide, water dikinase SelD yields MTPSRKVKLTAYASCAGUAGKLPAGAISQVLRALPAMTHPDLLLGAEHFSDAGVYRLRPDLAIVQTTDFFPPLVDDPFTFGQIAAANSLSDCYAAGATPITCLNIVGFPDKDLPIEILSEILAGGANKVAEAGAVILGGHSVRDAEIKYGLAVTGTVHPDKFLSNAGAKPGDRLILTKPIGSGVMTSACKSGKISESDLAETIEIMIALNAVASRIAVEAGAHAVTDITGFGLVGHAWEMASASGVTVELSAAAVPLIGPTLDLARGGVLTRAWKSTLAAIGDQFSTAHVEEALVGVLADAQTSGGLLIAVAEANADGVVRRLRESGVPHAAVVGRVTARGDFDLILGA; encoded by the coding sequence ATGACGCCTTCCAGAAAGGTGAAGCTCACGGCGTACGCGTCGTGCGCGGGTTGAGCCGGCAAGCTCCCGGCCGGAGCCATCTCGCAAGTCTTGCGAGCCTTGCCCGCGATGACCCATCCTGACCTGCTGCTCGGAGCCGAACACTTCTCCGACGCGGGCGTGTATCGACTGCGCCCCGATCTGGCCATCGTGCAGACGACCGACTTTTTCCCGCCGCTGGTTGACGACCCGTTCACCTTCGGCCAGATCGCCGCCGCCAACAGCCTGTCGGATTGCTACGCCGCCGGCGCAACGCCGATCACCTGCCTGAACATTGTCGGCTTCCCGGACAAGGACCTGCCCATCGAGATCCTCAGCGAGATCCTCGCCGGTGGCGCCAACAAAGTCGCCGAGGCAGGCGCCGTCATTCTCGGCGGCCATTCCGTCCGCGACGCGGAGATCAAGTACGGGCTCGCCGTCACCGGCACCGTGCATCCGGACAAGTTCCTGTCCAACGCCGGCGCGAAGCCGGGCGATCGTTTGATTCTCACCAAGCCCATCGGCTCCGGCGTGATGACCAGCGCCTGCAAGTCCGGGAAGATTTCCGAATCTGATCTCGCCGAGACCATCGAGATCATGATCGCCCTCAACGCCGTGGCCTCGCGCATCGCCGTCGAAGCCGGCGCGCACGCGGTCACGGATATCACCGGCTTCGGCCTTGTCGGACACGCATGGGAAATGGCGTCCGCATCGGGCGTCACTGTAGAACTCAGTGCGGCGGCCGTCCCGCTGATTGGTCCGACGCTCGACCTGGCCCGCGGCGGCGTGTTGACGCGCGCGTGGAAGAGCACGCTGGCGGCGATCGGCGATCAGTTCAGCACGGCGCATGTCGAAGAGGCATTGGTGGGCGTCCTCGCCGACGCACAAACCTCCGGCGGACTCTTGATCGCGGTCGCCGAAGCGAATGCCGACGGGGTCGTGCGTCGCCTGCGGGAAAGCGGCGTGCCCCACGCCGCAGTCGTCGGCCGGGTCACGGCGCGCGGCGATTTTGATTTGATTTTAGGGGCCTGA